The DNA region CGTTGATCTTAGGATAGGAATGGTGAAACGATGAATAACAAACCCAGCCTTTGGAAACAAACCATGAACAAGGTCCGCACGTGGGCGCGGATGAATTCCATCGGGGCGATCCACTTCAACAGCGGTTCCTGCAACGGCTGTGATATCGAGATCCTTGCCACGCTCACGCCGCGCTACGATGTGGAACGCTTCGGCATCAAACTGCACGGAAGCCCGCGCCATGCGGATGTTCTGCTGGTGACGGGACCCGTGACGCGTCAGGCTCGCGAACGCTTGATCCGCACCTACGAGCAGATGCCTGAACCGAAGTTTGTCATCTCGGTCGGCGCGTGCAGTATTTCGGGCGGCGTATTCGACGGCTGTTACAACGTCGGCGGTTCGGTGGATGAAGTCATCCCAGTGGATGTGTTCGTGCCTGGCTGCCCGCCGCGCCCCGAAGCCATCATTGACGGCATCATCCAGTTGCTGGGCGAACTGCAAGGCGGAGTGCCGCGCCCTGTGGCGAAACCGAAAATCGTGGAAGAGGTATCTTCATGAGTATTGAACAAAAATTACAGACTGCGGAGCAACTGCTTGCGCCGTGGAACAAGGAGACCATCCGTCCCGAAGAAAACCGCCTGGATGTGGTGATCCAGCCTGAGGCGTTGCATGAAGCGGTGTCCGTGTTGCATGAGGCGAAATGGGGTTATCTATCCGCCATCACAGGCATGGACATGGGCGTGGAAGCAGGTCAACTCGAAGCGCTGTATCACTTCTGCAATGGACCTGCCATCACGTCACTGCGAGTCCGCATGCCGCGTAAT from Anaerolineales bacterium includes:
- a CDS encoding NADH-quinone oxidoreductase subunit B family protein; translation: MNNKPSLWKQTMNKVRTWARMNSIGAIHFNSGSCNGCDIEILATLTPRYDVERFGIKLHGSPRHADVLLVTGPVTRQARERLIRTYEQMPEPKFVISVGACSISGGVFDGCYNVGGSVDEVIPVDVFVPGCPPRPEAIIDGIIQLLGELQGGVPRPVAKPKIVEEVSS